The Raoultibacter phocaeensis genome includes a window with the following:
- a CDS encoding TetR/AcrR family transcriptional regulator — MEDSKDALKQALKELTKSKPYKKITVSDICTRAKVSRRTFYKHFENIDEMVDQIIDDDIIVPSCSVRELLPVDETESLRPIMMEMTTKTLHENREFYRAVMHYKGHYSLLKTFLDHVRPFNEKVYEGYLGDTEENDFVSYLYAWYPFIMLLWWTEYEGTTDPKTMTQYINRWAFASWDVLKNQLDEQNG; from the coding sequence ATGGAAGACAGCAAAGATGCGCTGAAGCAAGCATTGAAGGAACTGACGAAAAGCAAACCTTACAAAAAGATTACCGTATCCGATATCTGCACTAGAGCGAAGGTCTCAAGGAGAACGTTTTACAAGCATTTTGAAAATATCGATGAAATGGTCGATCAGATAATCGACGATGACATAATAGTTCCGTCGTGCAGCGTACGAGAACTCTTACCCGTCGATGAAACCGAATCCCTCAGGCCGATCATGATGGAAATGACGACGAAAACGCTTCACGAAAATCGAGAATTCTACCGTGCGGTAATGCATTACAAAGGACACTACTCTCTCTTGAAAACCTTTTTGGATCACGTGAGACCCTTCAATGAAAAGGTTTACGAAGGCTATCTTGGCGACACCGAAGAAAACGACTTCGTTTCGTATCTCTACGCATGGTACCCCTTCATAATGTTGTTATGGTGGACGGAATACGAAGGCACAACCGATCCGAAAACGATGACCCAGTACATCAATCGCTGGGCTTTCGCATCTTGGGATGTTTTAAAAAACCAGCTCGACGAACAGAACGGTTAA
- a CDS encoding LemA family protein: protein MEIVLIVIVAIIVILVIAAIALYNNLVKMRNMVDNAWAQIDVQLQRRLDLIPNLVETVKGYATHEQGTLDQVTQARSAVMGATSREGKMQADNMLTGALKSLFAVAEAYPDLKANVNFQQLQSELSNTEDKISYMRQSYNDTVMKYNTAIQTFPAVIFAGMMGFQARDSFDAVAGAETAPQVQF from the coding sequence ATGGAAATCGTATTGATTGTCATCGTGGCGATCATCGTTATCCTCGTGATTGCGGCCATCGCCCTGTACAACAACCTGGTGAAGATGCGCAATATGGTCGATAACGCTTGGGCGCAGATCGACGTGCAGCTGCAGCGCCGTCTCGACCTCATCCCGAATCTGGTGGAAACGGTCAAGGGATATGCAACGCACGAGCAGGGTACGCTCGATCAGGTTACCCAAGCACGCAGCGCTGTTATGGGCGCCACGAGCCGCGAAGGCAAGATGCAGGCCGACAACATGCTCACGGGAGCGCTCAAGAGCCTGTTCGCCGTCGCCGAGGCTTACCCTGACCTCAAGGCCAACGTCAATTTCCAACAGCTGCAAAGCGAGCTTTCGAACACCGAGGACAAGATTTCGTATATGCGTCAGAGCTACAACGATACCGTTATGAAGTACAACACGGCCATCCAAACGTTCCCGGCGGTCATCTTCGCGGGCATGATGGGATTTCAGGCACGCGACAGCTTCGATGCGGTTGCCGGCGCCGAAACCGCACCGCAGGTGCAGTTCTAA
- a CDS encoding 4Fe-4S ferredoxin, translating into MYAPETYASRNIALCTKDCLCLFVCPTGATDTENGQVDASKCMSGCRLCVDACPSHALSLMYRSYPAQQEKTDRVVEKLMALANSKVALEGTARTLAESAESAEQRTLAKAIALSARISAEDLYREARYMLPQSDGAKDLLRLMLDEETGADFPKEAAEALLATL; encoded by the coding sequence ATGTACGCACCCGAAACGTACGCGTCCCGCAACATCGCGTTGTGCACCAAGGATTGCCTGTGTTTGTTCGTTTGCCCAACTGGTGCAACCGACACCGAGAACGGTCAGGTGGATGCTTCGAAATGCATGAGCGGCTGCCGTCTGTGCGTTGACGCGTGTCCCTCGCACGCGCTTTCGCTCATGTATCGCAGCTACCCAGCTCAGCAGGAGAAAACCGACAGGGTCGTAGAGAAGCTTATGGCTCTTGCGAATAGCAAGGTTGCACTCGAGGGAACCGCCCGCACCCTTGCCGAATCAGCCGAGTCAGCCGAACAGCGAACGCTTGCAAAAGCGATCGCCCTTTCTGCGCGCATTTCAGCGGAAGACCTTTACCGCGAGGCACGGTATATGCTTCCTCAAAGCGATGGGGCGAAGGATTTGCTCAGATTGATGCTCGATGAGGAAACGGGCGCAGACTTTCCGAAAGAAGCTGCCGAGGCGCTCCTTGCCACGCTTTAA
- a CDS encoding rubredoxin-like domain-containing protein produces the protein MDAMKELSYGELSALCSNLAKACEKQQLFEQQKRFLELADYYVGHAEPVSDASIEAVKTLVKGDLESGFGPAFDQAHADHDRGALRALTWSQKATALLDSLLKRYDSKGDALVAGTSVYVCEICGFIFVGDNPPDICPICKVPKSKIIKVRG, from the coding sequence ATGGATGCAATGAAGGAGCTCTCGTACGGAGAGCTAAGTGCTCTGTGCTCTAATTTAGCGAAAGCTTGCGAGAAGCAGCAGCTCTTCGAGCAGCAGAAACGTTTTCTCGAGCTTGCCGACTATTATGTCGGGCACGCCGAACCGGTTAGCGATGCAAGCATCGAAGCCGTCAAAACGCTCGTCAAGGGCGATCTCGAATCAGGTTTCGGGCCTGCTTTCGACCAAGCGCATGCCGATCACGATAGGGGCGCATTGCGTGCGCTTACGTGGTCGCAAAAAGCCACCGCGCTGCTCGATTCCCTGCTCAAACGTTACGACAGCAAGGGTGATGCGCTTGTTGCGGGTACGAGCGTGTACGTATGCGAGATCTGCGGCTTCATCTTCGTCGGGGATAATCCGCCCGATATCTGCCCCATCTGCAAGGTACCGAAATCCAAAATCATCAAGGTGAGGGGGTAG